The proteins below are encoded in one region of Sphingobacterium sp. R2:
- a CDS encoding SPFH domain-containing protein: MGLFDKIRNEFVDIIEWVDNSTDTIVWKFPRYQNEIKMGAQLTVREGQAAVFLNEGVVADVFQPGRYELTTQNMPIMTTIRGWKYGFNSPFKADVYFVNLRQFVNQKWGTKNPIMLRDPEFGPIRLRAFGNFSFQVKDVTVFMKQLVSTTPVFTVEDITEQLRNIAVSRGMDAIAESKIPALDLASNYDEVSALIQQKIGADFDELGLSLTKFLIENISFPEEVEKALDKRSSMGVVGNLGAYAQFQAANSMEKAAENPTSGGIVGAGFGAGLGAGMVGQMGNVFQQNSFDGNNPTGVGGAGASATTAGPPPLPKSVAYYLAIKGKQEGPFDHEQLSSLVQDGTLNTATLVWREGLENWIEADKVSDLKGLFSQIPPPIPGV; encoded by the coding sequence ATGGGATTATTTGATAAAATCAGGAATGAGTTTGTCGATATTATCGAATGGGTCGATAATAGTACGGATACAATTGTGTGGAAATTTCCAAGGTATCAGAATGAAATAAAAATGGGTGCACAATTGACCGTGAGGGAAGGACAGGCAGCCGTATTTTTAAACGAAGGTGTGGTGGCTGATGTCTTTCAACCCGGTCGTTACGAATTGACAACCCAAAACATGCCCATCATGACTACCATTAGGGGGTGGAAGTATGGATTCAACAGTCCTTTCAAAGCGGATGTTTATTTTGTGAATCTTCGTCAATTTGTTAATCAGAAATGGGGTACAAAAAATCCAATCATGTTGCGGGATCCTGAATTTGGACCCATTCGACTCCGAGCTTTTGGTAATTTCTCCTTTCAAGTGAAAGATGTTACCGTGTTCATGAAACAGTTGGTTTCAACAACACCGGTATTTACGGTTGAAGATATCACAGAACAGCTTCGAAACATTGCGGTATCGAGAGGGATGGATGCTATTGCTGAGTCCAAAATTCCTGCATTGGATCTTGCATCCAACTACGATGAAGTGTCAGCCTTGATACAGCAGAAAATTGGAGCCGATTTTGATGAGTTGGGATTAAGTTTAACGAAGTTTTTAATAGAAAATATTTCTTTCCCAGAGGAAGTTGAAAAGGCACTTGATAAGCGAAGTAGCATGGGCGTTGTTGGTAATCTTGGAGCATATGCTCAATTTCAAGCTGCTAATTCGATGGAGAAAGCTGCTGAGAACCCAACTAGTGGAGGGATCGTAGGTGCTGGATTTGGTGCGGGACTGGGAGCGGGAATGGTTGGTCAAATGGGAAATGTCTTTCAACAAAATAGTTTTGATGGAAACAATCCAACTGGAGTAGGGGGTGCAGGGGCTTCTGCTACAACAGCGGGGCCGCCGCCGCTGCCTAAAAGCGTCGCTTATTATCTCGCGATTAAAGGAAAACAGGAAGGACCGTTTGATCATGAACAATTGAGTAGCCTTGTCCAGGATGGCACGCTAAATACGGCTACCCTCGTTTGGAGAGAAGGACTTGAGAACTGGATTGAAGCTGATAAGGTGAGCG
- the purU gene encoding formyltetrahydrofolate deformylase, whose protein sequence is MHNQTLILIQCQDAVGLVANISNTLAKYQLNIVTMREYVDEEANKFFVRVVCNGLVMDQKQLSDSLAEVLPPSAQIQINPNTRKKIVVLVTKEHHCLADILVRQHFETWGAEVQAVIGNYESLRSFTEKFDIPFHCISHENLTKETFEKQLIAQIQQYHFDYIILAKFMRILSPAFVGTFENKLVNIHHSFLPAFIGANPYKQAHARGVKIIGATAHFVTDQLDEGPIIVQDIRHVNHTYTVKDMVTAGKEIEKAVLSRAIRLLSEDRVMRNDYKTIVFE, encoded by the coding sequence ATGCACAACCAAACCCTAATTTTGATCCAATGTCAAGACGCCGTTGGACTAGTCGCCAACATCTCAAACACGCTTGCAAAATATCAGCTCAATATTGTCACCATGCGCGAATATGTAGATGAAGAAGCCAATAAATTCTTCGTGCGTGTAGTCTGTAACGGTCTAGTAATGGATCAAAAACAGCTTTCCGACTCCTTGGCTGAGGTCCTTCCTCCCTCTGCTCAAATACAGATCAACCCCAATACCCGAAAAAAGATTGTTGTCTTGGTGACCAAAGAGCATCACTGCCTTGCAGACATACTTGTACGACAGCATTTCGAAACTTGGGGAGCCGAAGTGCAGGCTGTCATTGGCAATTATGAATCGCTACGCTCTTTTACAGAAAAATTCGACATTCCTTTTCACTGTATCTCACATGAAAACCTGACAAAGGAAACGTTCGAAAAACAACTGATAGCACAAATCCAACAATATCATTTCGATTATATCATTTTAGCTAAATTCATGCGAATCTTATCACCAGCGTTTGTTGGAACTTTTGAGAATAAATTAGTGAATATCCACCATTCCTTCCTACCGGCATTTATCGGAGCCAACCCCTACAAACAGGCACATGCAAGAGGTGTTAAGATTATTGGAGCCACAGCGCATTTCGTGACCGACCAACTTGATGAAGGTCCGATCATCGTCCAGGATATACGGCATGTCAACCACACCTACACGGTAAAAGACATGGTTACTGCTGGAAAGGAAATAGAAAAAGCCGTTTTAAGCCGTGCAATTCGCCTGCTTAGCGAGGATCGTGTCATGCGCAATGACTACAAAACAATTGTATTTGAATAG
- a CDS encoding DNA topoisomerase IV subunit B — translation MSTYNEDSIRSLDWKEHIRLRPGMYIGKLGDGSAYDDGIYVLLKEVVDNSIDEFVMGAGKTIDITVNENKVSVRDYGRGIPIGSVVDVVSKINTGGKYDSKAFQKSVGLNGVGTKAVNALSSQFTVQSYRQNITRIAQFAKGELVNDEQKETTQRNGTAVTFYPDDSIFRNYKYRLEFVENMIWNYVFLNSGLTINFNNQKFISEHGLKDLLERNIDAESMRYPIIHLRGEDIEIAMTHGQQYGEEYYSFVNGQHTTQGGTHQAAFREALVKTIREFYKKEFDASDIRSSIIGAIAIKVQEPVFESQTKTKLGSQSVGPEGPTVRGFINDFVKKALDDYLHKNPATADALQKRILQSERERKDIAGIKKLANERAKKASLHNRKLRDCKVHFSDKNERNQETTLFITEGDSASGSITKSRDVQTQAVFSLKGKPLNSYGMSKKIVYENEEFNLLQHALNIEDGLDGLRYNNIVIATDADVDGMHIRLLLLTFFLQFFPDLVKAGHVSILQTPLFRVRNKKETIYCYSDEERQKAIAKLGAKPEITRFKGLGEISPSEFGLFIGKDIRLDPVILSKDNKIQQLLEYYMGKNTPDRQKHIVENLRVEVDLEEELTKKAG, via the coding sequence ATGAGTACATATAACGAAGACAGCATTAGGTCCCTGGATTGGAAAGAGCATATTCGCCTTCGTCCGGGAATGTACATTGGAAAGTTGGGGGACGGTTCGGCCTATGATGATGGTATTTATGTTTTATTGAAAGAGGTCGTTGACAACTCCATCGATGAGTTTGTTATGGGAGCTGGTAAAACGATTGATATCACGGTAAACGAGAATAAAGTTTCCGTACGCGATTATGGACGTGGTATTCCAATTGGTTCTGTTGTTGATGTTGTTTCTAAAATCAATACAGGTGGTAAATATGATAGTAAGGCTTTCCAAAAGTCCGTCGGTTTAAATGGGGTCGGTACGAAAGCAGTGAACGCTTTGTCCAGTCAGTTCACCGTACAGTCCTATCGGCAAAATATTACCCGCATCGCTCAATTCGCTAAGGGAGAATTAGTCAATGATGAACAAAAAGAAACAACGCAACGAAATGGCACAGCGGTAACATTCTATCCAGACGACTCCATTTTCCGGAATTATAAATACAGACTAGAATTTGTTGAAAACATGATCTGGAATTATGTGTTCCTGAATTCTGGGCTTACGATTAATTTCAATAATCAGAAATTTATTTCCGAGCATGGTCTAAAAGACTTATTGGAACGTAATATTGATGCCGAATCCATGCGCTATCCAATTATTCACCTGCGTGGTGAAGACATTGAAATTGCCATGACACATGGACAACAATATGGAGAGGAATACTATTCCTTCGTAAACGGACAACATACAACCCAAGGGGGAACACATCAGGCAGCATTTCGTGAAGCACTCGTCAAAACGATCCGCGAATTCTACAAAAAAGAATTTGACGCATCGGATATTCGGTCTTCAATCATCGGAGCAATCGCCATCAAAGTACAAGAACCTGTTTTCGAATCTCAAACTAAAACAAAATTGGGTTCCCAAAGTGTCGGTCCTGAAGGCCCGACTGTAAGAGGCTTCATTAATGACTTTGTAAAAAAAGCATTGGATGATTACCTGCATAAAAATCCAGCTACGGCAGATGCCCTTCAGAAACGAATCCTGCAATCCGAACGCGAGCGCAAGGACATCGCGGGTATTAAAAAACTGGCCAACGAAAGGGCAAAAAAAGCCTCTCTTCATAATCGTAAACTACGTGACTGTAAAGTGCATTTTAGCGATAAAAACGAACGCAACCAAGAAACGACACTGTTTATTACCGAGGGGGATTCTGCTTCTGGTTCGATCACCAAATCACGCGACGTACAGACTCAAGCCGTGTTTAGCCTAAAAGGAAAGCCGCTTAACTCTTATGGAATGTCCAAAAAGATTGTTTATGAAAACGAAGAATTCAATCTTTTGCAACATGCACTTAATATTGAAGATGGTCTAGATGGATTACGTTACAACAATATCGTTATCGCTACCGATGCCGACGTTGATGGAATGCACATCCGTTTGCTATTATTAACGTTTTTCTTACAGTTCTTCCCAGACCTTGTTAAAGCAGGACACGTTTCCATTTTGCAGACGCCCCTTTTCCGTGTCCGCAATAAAAAGGAAACAATTTATTGCTATTCCGACGAAGAACGGCAAAAAGCAATCGCAAAATTAGGAGCTAAACCCGAAATCACCCGATTCAAAGGTCTTGGTGAAATATCACCTTCCGAGTTTGGTTTATTTATCGGAAAAGATATCCGCCTTGATCCTGTTATCTTGTCCAAAGACAATAAGATTCAACAGTTATTAGAATATTACATGGGTAAAAACACGCCCGATAGACAAAAACATATCGTCGAAAATCTACGTGTTGAAGTTGACCTAGAAGAAGAACTAACAAAAAAAGCGGGTTAA